The Microbulbifer sp. YPW1 genome contains a region encoding:
- a CDS encoding aldo/keto reductase: MHYRQLGKTGYRVSEIGLGCWQLGGDFGPLAGDTASDILQAAADCGINFWDTADVYGGGESERRIGAFAQKPENLLVATKVGRGQGLYPDGYSLSAVRDSLRESAHRLGVDTIDLAQLHCVPPEVLQQGDIFHWMAQLQNEGLIRHYGASVETIEEAFTCLENPGLATLQIIFNLFRQDAAEALLDAAQEKNVGIIVRLPLASGLLTGKFTQDSHFAESDHRNYNRDGAAFSVGETFGGIPFEKGVELAQGVRTLLPDSANSNQATQALRWILDHPAVSTIIAGASGPQQVASNASASDLAPLPVSTHRALAEYYQQQVRPHIRGAI, encoded by the coding sequence ATGCATTACCGCCAACTGGGCAAGACCGGGTACAGAGTGAGTGAAATCGGCCTCGGCTGCTGGCAGCTGGGGGGCGATTTCGGCCCCCTTGCCGGCGACACCGCCAGTGACATTCTGCAGGCCGCCGCCGATTGCGGTATCAACTTCTGGGATACCGCCGATGTGTACGGCGGTGGTGAGAGCGAGCGGCGCATCGGCGCTTTCGCGCAAAAACCGGAGAACCTGCTGGTGGCCACCAAGGTGGGCCGCGGACAGGGTCTGTACCCGGACGGCTACAGCCTGTCCGCGGTGCGCGACAGCCTGCGGGAGTCGGCCCATCGCCTTGGCGTGGACACCATTGACCTGGCGCAGCTGCACTGCGTTCCTCCGGAAGTATTGCAACAGGGCGACATCTTCCACTGGATGGCGCAGCTGCAAAACGAGGGGCTGATCCGTCACTACGGCGCCAGCGTCGAAACCATTGAGGAAGCGTTCACCTGTCTTGAAAACCCGGGCCTCGCCACGCTGCAGATCATTTTCAACCTGTTCCGCCAGGATGCGGCGGAAGCGCTGCTGGACGCGGCGCAGGAAAAAAATGTCGGCATCATCGTGCGCCTGCCTCTCGCCTCCGGCCTGCTCACCGGCAAGTTCACCCAGGACAGCCATTTTGCCGAAAGTGACCACCGCAACTACAACCGCGACGGCGCTGCCTTTTCCGTGGGAGAAACCTTCGGTGGCATTCCGTTTGAAAAGGGTGTGGAACTGGCACAAGGGGTGAGAACCCTGTTACCGGACAGTGCCAACAGTAACCAGGCTACCCAGGCCCTGCGCTGGATTCTGGATCATCCCGCCGTGTCCACCATTATTGCCGGCGCCTCCGGCCCGCAGCAGGTAGCCAGCAATGCATCGGCGTCTGATCTTGCGCCGCTGCCCGTATCAACCCACCGGGCACTGGCAGAGTACTACCAGCAGCAGGTGCGCCCACATATTCGCGGAGCCATCTGA
- a CDS encoding sialate O-acetylesterase: MQARLFPRVCLTFGLLTPLSLTTPATADVTLPKLVSDGMVLQREAPVKIWGWADAGEVVRVDFLGEQYRTEAGDGGDWSIILKPTPAGGPHTMRVRGENEIQLQNILLGDVWLASGQSNMEYPINRIAHAFADEIAAVNNPRIRQFQVPQTYDFNVPQADLSGGEWLPATQQHIQNFSAVAYFFADNTQQREQVPIGIINSSLGGSPAEAWVSEETLQQFPAHLAEKKKFEDAQLIESIQRQDRARSDQWYATAAQKDRGLQSGKTPWYAPALDTEGWQTFSVPGYWAEQAGIMEKGVFWLRKTIALPEAQAGEPALLELGRIVDADETWINGHKVGNTTYLYPRRRYQVPAGVLQAGENVIAIRVTNSGGARGGFVEDKPYQLTVGGEQFDLKGQWQFRQSAQMPELESQTFVRWKPAGLYNAMLHPLQNYRIKGALWYQGESNVGRAQEYRKLFPAMIREWRADWQQNAGQDALPFLFVQLANYLEPKADPGDSAWAELRAAQASALSLDDTAMAVTIDAGEWNDIHPLDKKIVGQRLALAAANRVYGHADVVASGPQLASAKFDDEKAVLEFTHTHKGLVAAPCASQCTHSEGNSKLHEFAIAGSDGRYHWANARIVGERVEVWSEQVRQPRSVRYAWADNPAEANLYNGAGLPAAPFQVDQ; this comes from the coding sequence ATGCAAGCTCGCTTGTTTCCCCGTGTGTGCCTGACCTTCGGGCTGCTCACCCCCCTTTCATTGACCACTCCGGCAACCGCGGATGTCACCCTGCCCAAGCTCGTGAGCGATGGCATGGTGCTGCAGCGGGAGGCGCCGGTAAAAATCTGGGGCTGGGCAGATGCCGGGGAAGTCGTACGGGTGGACTTTCTTGGCGAGCAGTACCGGACCGAGGCCGGCGACGGCGGTGACTGGTCCATCATCCTGAAGCCCACCCCCGCGGGCGGCCCCCACACCATGCGAGTGCGCGGGGAAAACGAAATACAGCTGCAGAATATCCTGCTGGGGGATGTATGGCTGGCCTCCGGGCAATCCAATATGGAATACCCGATCAATCGCATCGCCCACGCTTTTGCCGATGAGATTGCGGCAGTGAACAACCCGCGCATCCGCCAATTCCAGGTACCGCAGACCTACGACTTCAACGTACCGCAAGCAGATCTGTCCGGCGGGGAGTGGCTGCCGGCAACGCAGCAGCATATCCAGAATTTTTCTGCGGTGGCCTATTTCTTTGCCGACAACACCCAGCAGCGCGAGCAGGTTCCCATCGGCATTATCAACAGCAGTCTGGGCGGGTCGCCGGCGGAGGCCTGGGTAAGCGAGGAAACCCTGCAGCAATTCCCCGCACACCTTGCGGAAAAGAAAAAATTTGAGGATGCGCAACTCATCGAATCCATCCAGCGCCAGGACCGCGCCCGCAGCGACCAGTGGTACGCCACTGCGGCACAAAAAGACCGCGGCCTGCAATCGGGAAAAACACCCTGGTACGCACCCGCACTGGACACTGAAGGCTGGCAGACCTTTTCCGTTCCCGGTTACTGGGCGGAGCAAGCCGGCATCATGGAGAAAGGGGTTTTCTGGCTGCGCAAAACCATTGCGCTTCCCGAGGCGCAGGCAGGCGAGCCCGCGCTGCTGGAACTGGGACGCATCGTAGATGCGGACGAAACCTGGATCAATGGCCACAAGGTCGGCAACACCACCTACCTCTATCCCCGCCGCCGCTATCAGGTTCCGGCAGGCGTACTGCAGGCGGGAGAAAATGTTATTGCGATTCGCGTGACCAATAGCGGCGGTGCCCGCGGCGGCTTTGTCGAAGACAAGCCCTACCAGCTGACGGTGGGTGGCGAACAGTTCGACCTGAAAGGCCAGTGGCAATTCCGCCAGTCCGCACAGATGCCGGAGCTTGAAAGCCAGACCTTTGTACGCTGGAAACCCGCCGGGCTGTACAACGCCATGCTGCACCCGCTGCAGAACTACCGCATCAAGGGTGCACTCTGGTACCAGGGTGAATCCAATGTGGGGCGCGCACAGGAATACCGCAAACTCTTCCCGGCAATGATCCGCGAATGGCGCGCCGACTGGCAGCAGAACGCTGGCCAGGATGCACTGCCCTTCCTGTTTGTTCAGCTGGCCAATTACCTCGAGCCAAAAGCCGATCCCGGCGACAGCGCCTGGGCGGAACTGCGCGCGGCTCAGGCCAGCGCGCTTTCACTGGATGACACTGCAATGGCGGTAACCATCGACGCCGGTGAATGGAATGACATCCATCCGTTGGACAAGAAGATCGTGGGCCAGCGCCTGGCATTGGCAGCAGCAAACCGGGTTTACGGCCACGCGGATGTGGTGGCCTCCGGTCCGCAACTGGCATCGGCCAAATTCGATGACGAAAAAGCGGTGCTGGAATTTACCCATACACACAAAGGCCTGGTCGCCGCCCCCTGCGCGAGCCAGTGCACGCACAGTGAAGGGAATTCAAAGCTGCACGAGTTCGCCATCGCCGGCAGCGATGGCCGCTACCACTGGGCCAATGCGCGGATTGTCGGCGAGCGGGTGGAAGTGTGGAGCGAGCAGGTTCGACAACCCCGGTCCGTGCGCTACGCCTGGGCGGACAATCCCGCCGAGGCCAACCTGTACAACGGCGCCGGCCTGCCCGCTGCGCCCTTTCAGGTCGACCAATAA
- a CDS encoding glycoside hydrolase family 9 protein: MPQEHHKQENHKVVSKHSTFAAGCMVTLAVVFSGFQQVQAKSPVSEDIRLNQLGFSPLSEKIAVLITQESRQKNPEFVVRAADTGEEVLSGKLQASSEKTWGGQSALVADFSRVKTPGTYQLEISGNGESEPLRSASFQVDDTIYQDLAAASLKAFYYQRASMELKEVHAGPWHRAAGHPDDKVLIHPSAASDSRPENTVVSAPKGWYDAGDYNKYVVNSGITMGTLMSAYERFPEYFAAQSLNIPESDNALPDILDEVRYNLEWLAAMQDPADGGVYHKLTTAGFEGMVAAHKATQPRYMVQKTTAAALDFAAVMAQAARVYAPYSEEESNKHREAALAAWQWAEQHPAVTYRQDALNETFDPDVTTGAYGDEQLDDERLWAAAELYLATGDRDFWSVIAAATPAYSLPNWADVRWLGYYSLLAHKDKLPPDSGTWRSAIEKQLILAARQLRRDGEQSAYRVPMVSDPGLFVWGSNAVAANQGILFLEAFRITGDSGFLRSAEATRDYLLGRNATGFSYVTGFGRKTPQHPHHRLAAANPDMPPLPGFLVGGPNPSQQDGCDYTSTVADESYTDHVCSYASNEIAINWNAPFAYLINGLHAIERRHGKGCTHHD, encoded by the coding sequence ATGCCGCAAGAACACCATAAACAGGAGAACCACAAGGTGGTATCAAAACACAGTACGTTTGCCGCTGGCTGTATGGTGACACTGGCCGTGGTGTTCAGCGGTTTCCAGCAGGTGCAGGCCAAGTCACCAGTGAGCGAGGACATTCGTCTCAACCAGCTGGGCTTTTCCCCACTGTCGGAAAAGATTGCTGTGCTTATTACACAGGAATCCCGACAAAAAAATCCGGAATTCGTGGTGCGCGCGGCGGACACCGGCGAGGAGGTGCTGAGCGGAAAGCTGCAAGCATCCAGTGAAAAGACCTGGGGCGGACAGAGTGCACTGGTGGCGGACTTCTCCCGCGTGAAAACACCGGGAACCTACCAGCTGGAAATTTCCGGCAATGGTGAATCAGAACCTCTGCGCTCCGCGTCCTTCCAGGTAGACGACACCATTTACCAGGACCTCGCCGCCGCCAGCCTCAAAGCTTTCTACTACCAGCGCGCGTCCATGGAACTGAAAGAAGTCCACGCGGGTCCCTGGCACCGCGCCGCCGGCCACCCGGACGACAAGGTACTGATTCACCCCTCCGCAGCCAGCGATTCGCGCCCGGAAAATACCGTGGTGTCCGCGCCCAAAGGCTGGTACGACGCCGGCGACTACAACAAGTACGTGGTCAACAGTGGTATCACCATGGGCACCCTGATGAGCGCGTACGAGCGCTTCCCGGAATACTTTGCGGCGCAATCCCTGAATATTCCGGAATCGGATAACGCACTGCCGGACATTCTCGACGAGGTGCGCTACAACCTCGAGTGGCTGGCCGCCATGCAGGATCCCGCCGACGGCGGTGTCTATCACAAGCTCACCACCGCCGGCTTTGAAGGAATGGTGGCCGCACACAAGGCCACACAGCCGCGCTATATGGTGCAGAAGACCACCGCCGCCGCGCTGGACTTTGCTGCCGTGATGGCCCAAGCCGCGCGGGTGTATGCGCCCTACTCCGAAGAAGAAAGCAATAAACACCGCGAGGCCGCCCTGGCCGCCTGGCAGTGGGCGGAGCAACATCCGGCCGTGACTTACCGGCAGGACGCACTCAATGAGACGTTCGATCCCGATGTGACCACCGGGGCCTACGGCGACGAACAGCTGGATGACGAACGCCTGTGGGCGGCGGCGGAGCTCTATCTGGCAACCGGTGACAGGGATTTCTGGTCGGTGATCGCAGCGGCAACACCGGCGTACAGCCTGCCCAACTGGGCGGATGTGCGCTGGCTCGGCTACTACAGCCTGCTCGCGCACAAAGACAAGCTGCCACCCGACAGTGGCACCTGGCGCAGCGCCATCGAAAAGCAACTCATCCTCGCCGCGCGCCAGTTGCGCCGCGACGGCGAACAGAGTGCTTACCGCGTGCCCATGGTGAGCGATCCCGGGCTGTTTGTGTGGGGCAGCAACGCGGTGGCGGCCAATCAGGGCATTCTGTTTCTGGAGGCCTTCCGCATCACCGGCGACAGCGGTTTCCTGCGCAGTGCCGAAGCCACGCGCGATTATTTGCTGGGGCGCAATGCCACCGGTTTTTCCTACGTCACCGGCTTTGGCCGCAAAACGCCCCAGCACCCCCACCACCGCCTGGCCGCGGCAAACCCAGACATGCCGCCCCTGCCCGGCTTTCTGGTGGGCGGCCCCAACCCGTCACAGCAGGACGGCTGCGACTACACCAGCACAGTGGCGGACGAGTCCTACACCGACCATGTGTGCAGCTACGCGAGCAATGAAATTGCCATCAACTGGAATGCTCCGTTCGCCTACCTGATTAACGGTCTGCATGCGATCGAACGTCGACATGGCAAAGGGTGCACCCATCACGACTGA